The Acropora muricata isolate sample 2 chromosome 5, ASM3666990v1, whole genome shotgun sequence genome includes a window with the following:
- the LOC136917451 gene encoding neuropeptide FF receptor 2-like, translating to MSGNFTSASLTSNSSNETSAGASTTAAILGMSSKEKAILMPFYFISLLVALIGNVLIIVVFHKYKPIRKSFNYFVLNMAISDLFTPLTIMPFIIAKTLSDGAFLKRIRSPLAGVVCKLCYFLADTSIVVSVISLLMISLDRLIAVVFPLRMKFISRKVRFICILMSWVVALSVHVPYLFVFTFKDGECTKSWSAETDNRYVVATFTTFFLVPVCFLIIIYGAIVVTLKRRPRKRRKMSASKKSCVHRCNRSVIGLSVAILGAFIISIGPLFVLQCIFFVFHGRLPPEVEKNPVILFIIRSLLVHSWGAVNPCMCFAFSENFRTGLKHISRAESLSLSAKLTSGRRRTRGLSSYHCSMRPLKGSKRERFKFAAEEKNLS from the coding sequence ATGTCTGGAAACTTCACTTCAGCATCTTTAACCAGCAACTCTTCGAATGAAACTTCTGCGGGAGCTTCTACAACTGCAGCTATCCTCGGAATGAGCAGCAAAGAGAAAGCAATTTTGATGCCATTCTATTTCATCAGTCTCCTTGTCGCTCTCATTGGAAATGTTCTAATCATCGTGGTATTTCACAAGTACAAGCCGATTCGAAAGTCTTTTAATTACTTCGTGCTCAACATGGCCATTTCCGATCTCTTTACTCCTTTGACAATCATGCCGTTTATCATTGCAAAAACTCTATCAGATGGGGCCTTTCTAAAACGAATTCGCTCGCCGCTTGCCGGGGTCGTTTGTAAGCTTTGCTATTTCCTCGCTGATACTTCTATAGTTGTGTCCGTCATAAGTCTTCTGATGATTTCATTGGATAGGTtgattgctgttgtttttcCCTTGCGGATGAAGTTCATTTCGAGGAAGGTGCGTTTTATCTGCATCCTCATGTCATGGGTTGTGGCCTTGTCTGTCCATGTTCCTTATCTTTTCGTCTTCACCTTTAAAGATGGAGAGTGCACTAAAAGTTGGAGTGCTGAAACCGACAATAGATATGTCGTTGCAACATTCACGACTTTCTTCTTAGTACCGGTATGTTTTTTGATCATTATATACGGTGCCATAGTTGTCACCCTAAAGCGAAGGCCacgtaaaagaagaaaaatgtcagCATCTAAGAAATCTTGTGTCCACAGATGTAACAGAAGTGTAATCGGATTGTCAGTGGCCATACTAGGTGCTTTTATCATCTCTATTggtcctttgtttgttttgcagtgcattttttttgtatttcacgGAAGGCTTCCTCCTGAAGTCGAAAAAAATCCAGTAATTTTATTCATTATAAGGAGTTTGTTGGTTCATTCCTGGGGCGCCGTCAATCCTTGCATGTGCTTTGCTTTTAGCGAAAACTTCCGAACGGGGCTCAAGCACATATCCAGAGCGGAAAGCCTCAGCCTTTCTGCAAAACTGACGTCAGGCAGGAGGAGAACCAGAGGTTTAAGCTCGTATCATTGTAGTATGAGACCTCTGAAAGGAAGTAAGAGAGAACGGTTTAAATTTGCAGCAGAGGAAAAGAATCTTAGCTAA